A genomic window from Ignavibacteria bacterium includes:
- a CDS encoding LemA family protein, whose protein sequence is MPKIKYIFNLSLFLIIIASFSGCGYNSLVEQDEKVNQAWAQVENQYQRRADLIPNLVKTVQGYADFEKGVLTEVTELRSRVGQIKLSTDDLSDEEKFKQFSDAQDKLSGALSRLLVVAENYPQLKANENFLQLQSQLEGTENRISVERKKFNEAVQEYNTSVRRFPTLITAKIMGFKEKQYFKSAPGTDKAPDVNFDFDKKKENK, encoded by the coding sequence ATGCCCAAAATTAAATATATTTTCAATTTATCTTTATTTTTAATCATAATTGCATCGTTTTCAGGATGCGGTTATAACTCGCTTGTTGAACAGGATGAAAAAGTAAACCAGGCCTGGGCTCAGGTAGAAAACCAATACCAGCGCAGGGCTGATCTTATCCCGAATTTAGTTAAAACTGTTCAGGGTTATGCTGATTTTGAAAAAGGCGTTTTAACGGAAGTTACAGAGCTTCGTTCAAGAGTAGGACAGATAAAGCTTTCAACCGATGACCTTTCTGATGAAGAGAAATTCAAACAGTTCTCTGATGCACAGGATAAGCTCTCAGGTGCGCTTTCGCGCCTGCTTGTGGTTGCCGAAAATTACCCGCAGCTTAAAGCAAATGAAAATTTCCTCCAGCTGCAGTCTCAGCTTGAAGGAACAGAAAACCGAATTTCGGTAGAGCGCAAAAAATTCAACGAAGCTGTGCAGGAGTATAATACTTCAGTCCGCAGGTTCCCAACCCTGATCACCGCAAAAATTATGGGCTTTAAGGAAAAACAGTACTTCAAGTCAGCCCCGGGCACCGATAAAGCCCCTGATGTGAATTTCGATTTTGATAAGAAGAAAGAAAATAAGTAA